In Desulfobulbus oralis, one DNA window encodes the following:
- a CDS encoding glycosyltransferase family 4 protein has translation MLKLAFITSHAPSLTHFRGQLIKALCDKGIQVFTLAPNFDDETRMAVQSLGAIPIDCSMSRVGMNPFVDILSTWQLARLLKRIHPDIVLNYFIKPVIFGSLAAKWADVPYRIALIEGLGFIFTPSPTGFSLARRVLKRLVMLLYKLGLSCADKVIFLNPDDQNEFIAARLLPASKTFLLGGIGVDLNKWPFTHPVVEPLTFLMVARLLREKGVEDYVNAARIVKKINPQVRFILLGDLDENPGAITRSEVQAWYDEGIVEWQGHVPVQPWLVQTSVFVLPSSYREGVPLSTQEALAMGRPVITTDVPGCRQTVADGVNGFLVPVHSPELLAEKMMAFMQHPELITSMGLASRQLALEHYDICKVNQRLIQLICSKTSKCGQCPPTVAAS, from the coding sequence ATGTTGAAACTGGCTTTTATTACATCTCATGCACCATCCCTGACACATTTCCGGGGTCAGTTAATTAAGGCGTTGTGCGATAAGGGCATTCAAGTTTTTACACTTGCCCCCAACTTTGATGATGAGACCCGTATGGCTGTTCAAAGTCTAGGCGCTATCCCCATAGATTGTTCTATGAGCCGTGTTGGCATGAACCCATTTGTCGATATTCTGAGTACTTGGCAACTTGCCCGTTTATTAAAGCGAATACATCCAGATATCGTTCTGAATTATTTTATCAAACCTGTAATATTCGGATCATTGGCAGCAAAGTGGGCCGATGTACCGTATCGGATTGCATTGATTGAAGGTCTTGGATTCATTTTTACTCCTAGCCCCACAGGATTTTCTCTGGCGCGTCGTGTGCTCAAACGATTGGTTATGCTGCTATATAAACTGGGACTTTCCTGCGCTGATAAAGTGATTTTTCTCAATCCTGACGACCAAAATGAGTTCATTGCTGCTCGCTTGTTACCAGCCAGCAAGACATTCCTGCTCGGCGGCATTGGCGTTGATTTGAACAAGTGGCCCTTTACACATCCTGTAGTGGAGCCCCTTACCTTCTTAATGGTGGCGCGGCTGCTCCGTGAAAAAGGGGTTGAAGATTATGTAAATGCCGCCCGAATTGTCAAAAAAATTAATCCTCAGGTTCGATTTATTTTACTTGGCGATCTTGACGAGAATCCAGGAGCCATCACACGTTCTGAGGTGCAGGCATGGTATGATGAAGGCATTGTCGAATGGCAGGGTCATGTTCCGGTACAGCCCTGGCTTGTCCAGACGAGCGTTTTTGTGCTGCCCTCATCATACCGGGAGGGAGTTCCCCTAAGTACCCAGGAGGCTCTGGCGATGGGACGTCCGGTCATTACCACCGATGTTCCAGGGTGCCGGCAGACAGTTGCCGATGGGGTAAATGGCTTTTTGGTGCCCGTGCATAGCCCTGAGCTCCTGGCGGAAAAAATGATGGCATTCATGCAGCACCCTGAACTCATCACTTCCATGGGTCTGGCCAGTCGGCAACTTGCCCTGGAGCATTATGACATCTGCAAGGTCAACCAACGGCTGATTCAACTGATTTGTTCGAAAACATCAAAATGCGGACAATGTCCTCCCACTGTTGCAGCATCTTGA
- a CDS encoding IS30 family transposase has translation MRFYRAPVYFAHPHSPWERGTNENTNGLIREYLPRGLDFRDVQNDDVLRIVEGLNKRPRKCLGFRAQREAFFTLPVAFGLRI, from the coding sequence ATGAGATTCTACCGGGCTCCTGTGTACTTTGCCCATCCCCACAGCCCTTGGGAGCGGGGTACAAACGAGAATACGAACGGACTCATTCGCGAATATCTGCCCAGGGGACTTGATTTCCGGGATGTGCAAAACGATGATGTTCTGCGGATTGTAGAAGGTCTGAACAAGCGCCCCAGAAAGTGTCTTGGCTTTCGTGCCCAGCGAGAGGCCTTTTTCACTTTGCCTGTTGCTTTTGGATTGAGAATCTAG
- a CDS encoding glycosyltransferase family 4 protein, which translates to MNLKNSNSGKTVLHILHSAALLSPSFGIIQQMQHEQNAANQLGISWEVKMYCPYNINSCYNIIYRDKKIKNENGDKFCSKIIPWIKLRYNYIRWLFQQQDHVDIFLLRYYVHDPFQLWFVKKCKKPVFFLHHTMEVPELTQYSKFIGLLRSILELIIGRYAIDNAKGIIGVTKEIVDYEISRTKKTKKTKFIYPNGILISNNILIDKRKKDIPEFIFVANFAPWHGLDILLKNITESNHQFVLHLVGKVPPQLDRFTNDPRVRLHGVLSQEQIKQLSAQCWVGLASFALYRNKMKQACPLKVREYLMLGLPVCGDFEDVFPVDVKFYKKNEGDIGELINFAFLVRDLGKEEVREMAKEWIDKKLFLSKLYYHLTACDDI; encoded by the coding sequence ATGAATTTAAAAAATAGTAATTCTGGTAAAACTGTGCTTCATATCTTACATAGTGCTGCTTTGCTTTCTCCAAGTTTTGGAATAATTCAGCAAATGCAGCATGAGCAGAATGCTGCAAATCAACTAGGTATAAGTTGGGAAGTAAAAATGTACTGTCCTTATAATATAAATAGTTGTTATAATATTATATATAGGGATAAAAAGATAAAAAATGAAAATGGCGATAAATTTTGCAGTAAAATTATTCCTTGGATAAAACTGAGATACAACTATATTAGATGGCTTTTTCAGCAGCAGGATCATGTAGATATATTTTTATTACGATATTATGTTCATGATCCCTTTCAGTTATGGTTCGTGAAAAAATGTAAAAAACCTGTATTTTTCTTACATCATACCATGGAAGTTCCAGAGTTAACACAGTACAGTAAATTTATTGGACTTCTACGATCTATACTGGAACTTATTATTGGACGTTATGCAATTGATAATGCAAAAGGAATTATAGGTGTTACAAAAGAAATAGTTGATTATGAAATAAGCAGAACTAAAAAAACTAAAAAAACTAAATTCATTTATCCTAATGGCATTCTAATTAGCAATAATATTCTTATTGATAAAAGAAAGAAAGATATTCCTGAATTTATTTTTGTTGCAAATTTTGCACCGTGGCATGGGCTTGACATTCTTTTAAAAAATATTACTGAAAGTAATCATCAATTTGTTTTGCATTTAGTAGGTAAAGTTCCACCACAATTAGATAGATTTACCAATGATCCACGAGTACGACTGCATGGCGTTTTGTCACAGGAACAGATAAAGCAACTGAGTGCTCAGTGTTGGGTAGGCTTGGCATCATTTGCACTATATAGAAATAAAATGAAGCAGGCTTGCCCACTAAAGGTCCGTGAATATTTAATGCTTGGACTTCCCGTTTGTGGAGATTTTGAAGACGTTTTTCCCGTAGATGTGAAATTTTATAAAAAAAATGAGGGGGACATTGGCGAACTGATAAACTTTGCTTTTTTAGTCCGTGATCTTGGCAAAGAAGAAGTACGCGAGATGGCAAAAGAGTGGATTGATAAAAAATTGTTTCTTTCAAAGCTTTATTATCACTTAACTGCTTGCGATGATATATAA
- the wecB gene encoding non-hydrolyzing UDP-N-acetylglucosamine 2-epimerase — MKLLTIIGARPQFIKASTVSRLIATRDDIQEIIVHTGQHYDSNMSNIFFDELEIPQPDYNLGIGGVGHAAMTGRQLEALEKVMLAEKPDWVLVYGDTNSTLAGALAAVKLHLPVAHVEAGLRSFNRRMPEEINRILTDHASERLFAPTETAMVNLKHEGIPNGRLELVGDVMFDAALFYRKHARRPVWFDSLQLGKEAYILATIHRAENTDNQKLLAAILTGLGDAGKPVILPLHPRTRSQIKRCALSLPSNVHITEAVGYLEMIWLEMNAEMIATDSGGVQKEAYFHAKPCVTLRNETEWVELVDAGWNTLVGTDPVKIGSALRRKNVEHKILYYGDGRAAEKIISRLVKS; from the coding sequence ATGAAACTCTTAACTATCATTGGTGCTCGACCACAATTTATCAAGGCTTCGACTGTATCTCGCCTGATAGCTACACGTGATGATATACAAGAAATAATTGTCCATACGGGGCAGCACTACGACTCCAATATGTCGAATATTTTCTTTGATGAATTGGAAATTCCACAGCCCGACTATAATCTTGGTATTGGTGGGGTGGGGCATGCCGCGATGACTGGGCGTCAACTTGAGGCTCTGGAGAAAGTGATGCTGGCAGAAAAACCGGATTGGGTACTTGTTTATGGCGATACAAACTCAACATTGGCTGGTGCACTGGCGGCCGTGAAGCTACATCTCCCGGTGGCACACGTGGAGGCCGGTTTAAGAAGTTTTAACCGGCGCATGCCGGAGGAGATTAATCGAATTCTCACCGACCATGCATCGGAGCGATTATTTGCCCCAACCGAAACAGCCATGGTAAATCTCAAACACGAAGGTATTCCGAATGGGCGCTTGGAACTGGTTGGTGATGTGATGTTTGATGCTGCACTGTTCTACCGTAAGCACGCACGACGCCCTGTGTGGTTTGATTCACTGCAACTTGGCAAGGAGGCATATATTCTTGCCACCATTCATCGAGCTGAAAATACGGATAATCAGAAGCTGTTGGCGGCAATTTTAACCGGTCTTGGCGATGCTGGAAAACCTGTAATTCTGCCTCTCCACCCGAGGACACGTTCACAGATTAAAAGGTGCGCTCTTTCTTTGCCCTCCAATGTGCATATAACTGAGGCGGTCGGATATTTGGAAATGATTTGGCTTGAGATGAATGCGGAAATGATCGCTACAGATTCTGGAGGTGTCCAAAAGGAAGCCTATTTTCATGCCAAGCCATGTGTGACACTTCGGAATGAAACCGAATGGGTTGAACTGGTTGATGCCGGATGGAATACATTGGTAGGTACTGATCCAGTGAAAATTGGGAGCGCTCTAAGAAGAAAAAATGTGGAGCATAAAATTCTTTATTATGGAGATGGCAGGGCAGCTGAAAAAATTATATCGAGACTTGTTAAGTCTTAA
- a CDS encoding N-acetyl sugar amidotransferase has protein sequence MKYKQCIRCVMDNISDTYITFDEEGYCNYCSNAIKIKGKVYFPNEKGQKKIQKLINRLKSCRTEYDCIMGISGGLDSSYLAYLGSVKWGLKILAVHIDDGFDTEVSKRNIEKISNFPNFNLKTIKPDAIQFKELTKAFMRAGVPNLAIPQDNVLFAGVYKYLKSNCLKTFLSGSNFALECILQKGNTHSAYDLRNINCIHKKFGKGKLNNLNLISDIKKDIDKFIFRIETISPLNFIDYNRTNAMKELEKYCGFEYYGGKHLENELTKFIQQYWFYEKFGVDKRKSHLSSMIVSGQITRDEALKELNKPIYDESEMKNTINSILKKLDLSNHEFNIVMQSKTHQHDEYLISRYRKLKKILSKIISHAN, from the coding sequence ATGAAATATAAACAATGTATACGATGTGTTATGGATAATATCTCCGATACATACATAACCTTTGATGAAGAAGGTTATTGTAACTATTGTAGTAATGCAATTAAAATCAAGGGCAAAGTTTATTTTCCCAATGAAAAAGGACAGAAGAAAATACAGAAACTTATAAATAGACTAAAAAGTTGTAGAACTGAATATGATTGTATCATGGGTATATCAGGTGGATTAGATTCATCATACCTGGCTTATCTTGGTTCTGTAAAGTGGGGATTAAAAATCTTGGCGGTACATATTGATGACGGATTTGATACAGAAGTTTCCAAGAGGAATATTGAAAAGATATCTAATTTTCCAAATTTTAATTTGAAAACTATTAAACCAGATGCAATACAATTTAAAGAGCTAACAAAGGCTTTTATGCGCGCTGGCGTCCCAAACTTAGCTATACCACAGGATAATGTACTGTTTGCTGGTGTATATAAATATCTAAAATCTAATTGTTTAAAAACCTTCTTGTCTGGAAGTAATTTCGCTCTTGAATGTATTTTGCAAAAAGGAAATACACATAGTGCCTATGACCTAAGAAATATAAATTGTATACATAAGAAATTTGGAAAAGGAAAATTAAACAACCTTAATTTAATATCAGATATAAAAAAAGATATAGATAAATTTATTTTTAGGATAGAAACGATTAGTCCTCTAAATTTCATAGACTATAATCGAACTAATGCCATGAAGGAGCTTGAAAAATACTGCGGTTTTGAGTACTATGGAGGAAAACATTTAGAAAATGAATTAACAAAGTTTATTCAACAGTATTGGTTCTATGAAAAATTTGGTGTAGACAAAAGAAAGTCACATTTATCAAGCATGATTGTTTCGGGCCAAATAACACGCGATGAGGCATTAAAGGAATTAAACAAGCCTATTTACGATGAATCCGAAATGAAAAACACCATAAATAGTATTTTAAAAAAATTAGATCTAAGTAATCATGAATTTAATATAGTTATGCAATCAAAAACGCATCAGCATGATGAATATTTAATATCTAGATATAGGAAATTGAAAAAAATTTTATCAAAAATAATAAGTCATGCTAATTAA
- a CDS encoding lipopolysaccharide biosynthesis protein, with protein MGIKNFIGFAFGPIASAVLGLITVPVFSWVFSPEDVGRLNILHMVISFCLLLLVLGLDQAYVREFHETSNTSQLLKLCFRPGFYLLLVSASVSLPFSNNLSSWLFCEVDPWFYPLILVCILTSYISRFLSLILRMQERGLAFSISQIMPKASQLILLGVVLWTGATRNFLTLLWITVASTLTVVVVYAWNTRKEWLLALETQPNPDQTRALLKFGLPLMISGLAYWGLTATSTLVLRSQSTLSELGIYSVASKFAGAATIFQSIFTVIWAPMVYKWVAEGVDMVRVDTVARQALSVVCAIFVVTGIFSWLTDYILPVHYISVKYLVLCAIAPPLLYTLSEITCVGIRISRRTKLSVWVTLAALAANVLLNLWLVPKHGASGAVMANALAYMVFFVAGTEASAHVWRQFPRNKLYLCVGFTIAFAVATVLFGPTALIHYALFWLAALPLVGWLFCKEWTELISAGRLCFDQKISSRMLGDKSTYSVKKK; from the coding sequence ATGGGAATTAAAAATTTTATAGGATTCGCCTTTGGCCCAATTGCTAGCGCCGTACTAGGTTTAATTACTGTTCCGGTATTCTCTTGGGTATTTAGCCCTGAAGATGTAGGAAGACTCAACATTCTGCATATGGTGATTTCATTTTGCCTACTATTGTTAGTCTTGGGCTTGGATCAAGCCTACGTAAGAGAATTTCATGAGACCAGTAATACTAGTCAATTATTAAAATTATGTTTTCGGCCCGGATTTTATTTGCTGTTAGTAAGCGCCTCAGTCAGCTTGCCATTTAGCAATAACTTGTCGTCCTGGCTATTTTGTGAAGTGGATCCGTGGTTTTATCCATTGATTCTGGTTTGTATTTTAACTTCCTACATATCACGTTTTTTGTCGCTCATCTTGCGCATGCAAGAGCGTGGATTGGCATTTTCCATAAGTCAAATCATGCCAAAAGCGTCACAATTGATACTGTTGGGAGTTGTGCTATGGACAGGTGCAACGCGTAATTTTTTGACGCTGCTGTGGATAACTGTAGCATCGACTTTGACTGTGGTAGTAGTGTATGCTTGGAACACCCGCAAGGAATGGTTGCTCGCACTGGAAACGCAGCCAAATCCGGACCAAACACGTGCTTTGCTCAAATTTGGCTTGCCCCTGATGATTTCAGGCTTGGCGTACTGGGGTTTGACTGCCACTAGCACCTTGGTGTTGCGCTCTCAATCAACCTTGAGTGAATTGGGTATTTACTCGGTTGCTAGCAAATTTGCAGGCGCGGCGACCATTTTTCAATCTATTTTTACCGTCATATGGGCCCCCATGGTTTACAAATGGGTCGCGGAAGGCGTTGACATGGTACGCGTGGATACCGTTGCCCGCCAAGCGCTATCGGTGGTATGCGCTATTTTTGTCGTGACGGGTATTTTTTCGTGGTTGACCGATTATATACTGCCTGTGCATTACATCAGCGTCAAATACCTAGTGCTCTGTGCCATTGCCCCACCGTTGCTTTACACGTTGTCCGAGATTACCTGCGTGGGGATTCGCATCAGTCGCCGCACCAAACTTTCAGTATGGGTCACGCTGGCCGCTCTCGCCGCTAACGTCCTGTTGAATCTCTGGCTGGTACCCAAGCATGGTGCCAGTGGGGCAGTTATGGCCAATGCGTTGGCGTATATGGTTTTTTTCGTGGCAGGAACAGAAGCCTCAGCGCATGTATGGCGTCAGTTTCCGCGTAACAAATTGTACCTATGTGTAGGCTTTACCATCGCCTTTGCCGTGGCAACAGTGTTGTTTGGTCCAACGGCGTTGATTCATTACGCTCTGTTTTGGTTAGCAGCTCTTCCTCTGGTTGGCTGGTTGTTTTGCAAGGAGTGGACAGAATTGATTAGTGCTGGCCGTTTATGCTTTGACCAGAAAATTTCCAGCAGGATGTTGGGTGACAAATCAACTTACTCAGTGAAGAAAAAATGA
- a CDS encoding DegT/DnrJ/EryC1/StrS family aminotransferase, whose protein sequence is MNLPFIDLRAQYQALQPKIQARINAVLEHGQYIMGPEVQELEERLAAYTGARHCITVASGTEALLISLMALGIGLGDEVITTPFTFVATAEAIVRLGAVPVFVDIEADTCNINASLIEEAITTKTKAIIPVSLYGQTADMDEINAVAARHGDIPVIEDAAQSFGAVYKGRKSCNLSTIGCTSFFPSKPLGCYGDGGAIFTSDEGLAQACREIRVHGQSKRYVHTRIGVGGRMDTLQCAVVLAKLDRFDWEIEKRQEIGDRYNRMLDKNNFSRILQQPDRTSVFAQYTILSKDREKIQVALKREGIPTAVHYPIPLNNQEIYRSLYLHTPTPVAENTAKLVISLPMSPYLQNNHVDKIVAILCQC, encoded by the coding sequence ATGAATCTACCTTTCATTGACCTTAGGGCGCAGTATCAGGCGCTGCAGCCCAAGATTCAGGCCCGTATAAATGCCGTTCTCGAACATGGTCAGTACATCATGGGGCCGGAGGTACAGGAACTTGAAGAGCGCCTCGCCGCCTATACGGGTGCCAGGCACTGCATCACCGTTGCCAGCGGAACGGAGGCACTGCTCATCAGCCTGATGGCCCTTGGCATCGGCCTTGGTGACGAGGTTATCACCACCCCGTTCACGTTCGTGGCCACTGCAGAAGCCATTGTGCGACTTGGTGCCGTTCCTGTATTCGTCGACATCGAAGCGGATACCTGTAATATCAATGCCAGCCTGATTGAAGAGGCCATCACTACAAAAACCAAGGCCATCATACCGGTCAGCCTGTATGGTCAAACGGCGGATATGGATGAAATAAATGCCGTGGCCGCACGTCACGGGGACATCCCGGTCATCGAAGATGCGGCCCAGAGCTTTGGCGCGGTGTACAAAGGGCGCAAAAGCTGCAATCTCTCAACCATAGGCTGTACCAGTTTCTTTCCCAGTAAACCTCTCGGCTGTTATGGCGATGGGGGGGCTATATTTACAAGTGATGAAGGCTTGGCACAGGCATGTCGCGAAATCCGTGTGCACGGGCAAAGTAAACGGTATGTGCATACCCGCATTGGAGTCGGGGGCCGCATGGATACCCTGCAATGCGCGGTGGTGCTCGCCAAACTTGATCGTTTCGATTGGGAAATAGAAAAGCGGCAGGAAATCGGAGACCGTTACAACCGAATGCTGGATAAAAACAATTTTTCCCGGATACTTCAACAGCCTGATCGTACCTCGGTCTTTGCTCAATACACCATATTAAGCAAGGATAGGGAAAAGATTCAGGTCGCCCTGAAAAGAGAAGGTATTCCCACTGCTGTGCACTATCCGATTCCTCTGAATAACCAGGAAATCTACCGATCGCTATATCTTCACACTCCTACTCCGGTAGCCGAGAATACAGCAAAGTTGGTGATCAGTCTGCCAATGAGCCCGTATCTCCAGAACAACCATGTGGATAAAATTGTTGCTATATTATGTCAATGTTAG
- a CDS encoding acyltransferase, with the protein MDNAYFVHSSAIVDEGASIGKGSRIWHWAHVCSGAVIGEQCSLGQNVFVGNKVIIGSNVKIQNNVSVYDNVTLEDDVFCGPSMVFTNVYNPRSAISRKDEYRSTVVRQGATLGANCTIVCGVTIGRYAFIAAGAVINKDVLPYALMVGVPARQIGWMSEYGEQISLPLEGNGQFTCPHTGARYRLSGALLERIEP; encoded by the coding sequence ATGGACAATGCATACTTTGTCCACTCCAGTGCCATTGTTGACGAAGGAGCGAGCATAGGAAAAGGCAGCCGCATCTGGCACTGGGCGCATGTCTGTTCAGGAGCCGTGATTGGCGAACAGTGCTCCTTGGGCCAGAATGTCTTTGTCGGCAACAAGGTTATCATTGGCAGTAACGTCAAGATTCAAAACAACGTCTCGGTTTATGATAATGTCACTCTGGAAGATGACGTGTTCTGTGGCCCGTCCATGGTCTTTACCAATGTTTATAACCCCCGCTCGGCCATATCCCGCAAAGACGAGTATCGCTCTACCGTAGTTCGGCAGGGTGCGACTCTGGGTGCAAACTGCACCATCGTTTGCGGGGTGACCATAGGCCGGTACGCCTTTATTGCCGCCGGCGCCGTCATCAATAAGGATGTGCTTCCCTATGCCCTGATGGTGGGCGTACCAGCCCGGCAGATCGGCTGGATGAGCGAATATGGTGAACAGATATCCCTGCCGCTTGAGGGCAATGGCCAATTCACCTGCCCACACACTGGCGCACGGTATCGTTTAAGCGGAGCACTACTGGAGCGAATTGAGCCATGA
- a CDS encoding Gfo/Idh/MocA family protein → MHTNITGRKIRIAVVGCGRISKNHFASIEKHADNLELVAICDTDQAVLEAKSQELQVPGFRLLAEMLKEVKIDLLSICTPSGLHPEQTILAAKYGVHVMTEKPMATRWKDGLAMVKACDAAKVRLFVIKQNRRNSTLQLLKRAITEKRFGRIHMVTLNVFWTRPQEYYDSARWRGTWELDGGAFMNQASHYVDLLEWLIGPIADIQAMTGTLERNIEVEDTGVMNIRWRNGAMGSMSVTMLTYPKNFEGSITILGEKGTVRVGGVAVNDIQHWEFAEPRDYDAQVKEANYQTTSVYGFGHPLYFKNVIDVLRGEAEPETDGREGLKALEVLIATYLSARDNRTVSLPLEY, encoded by the coding sequence ATGCACACAAACATCACAGGCAGGAAGATTCGGATTGCGGTTGTCGGTTGCGGCAGAATCTCCAAAAATCATTTTGCCTCTATTGAAAAACATGCAGACAACCTGGAACTGGTCGCCATTTGCGATACAGACCAGGCCGTACTCGAGGCAAAGTCGCAGGAACTCCAGGTGCCTGGATTCAGACTCCTTGCCGAGATGCTCAAAGAGGTCAAAATCGATCTGCTCTCCATCTGTACGCCCAGCGGCCTGCATCCGGAACAGACTATCCTGGCCGCCAAATATGGCGTACATGTGATGACCGAAAAACCCATGGCCACCAGATGGAAAGACGGTCTGGCCATGGTCAAAGCCTGTGATGCCGCCAAGGTGCGCCTGTTCGTCATCAAGCAGAACCGCAGGAATTCCACCCTGCAACTGCTGAAAAGGGCGATAACTGAAAAACGCTTTGGCCGGATTCACATGGTCACCCTGAACGTCTTCTGGACCCGGCCCCAGGAATACTATGACAGTGCCAGATGGCGGGGTACCTGGGAGCTGGATGGCGGCGCCTTCATGAACCAGGCGAGCCACTATGTTGATCTGCTCGAATGGCTCATCGGGCCGATTGCGGATATCCAGGCGATGACCGGCACGCTTGAACGCAATATTGAAGTCGAGGATACTGGAGTCATGAATATCCGTTGGCGCAATGGCGCCATGGGCTCAATGAGCGTGACCATGCTCACCTATCCGAAGAACTTCGAGGGCTCGATCACGATTCTCGGAGAAAAAGGCACGGTTCGGGTTGGAGGGGTGGCAGTCAATGACATTCAACACTGGGAATTTGCCGAGCCGAGGGACTACGACGCCCAGGTTAAGGAAGCCAATTACCAGACTACCTCGGTCTACGGCTTTGGCCATCCCCTGTACTTCAAAAACGTTATCGATGTCCTGCGCGGCGAGGCAGAACCGGAAACCGATGGCCGGGAAGGTCTGAAAGCCCTGGAAGTACTGATCGCCACCTACCTGTCGGCGCGCGACAACAGGACCGTCTCGCTGCCCCTGGAGTATTGA
- a CDS encoding nucleotide sugar dehydrogenase: MSTSSSRIQPAQTCDQVSISPDGQAFPLPGPADIERENQRLQELVRAQRSLGREIVVVMGVGFVGAVMAGVVADAVHRKTGEPLYFVLGMQRPSSRSYWKIPFLNRGRAPVEAEDPEVAPLIARCVNEKKTLAATFSYEALALADVVVVDVQCDYHKNALGNVRDGHAEIKALEESLQAIGERIQPHCLVLIETTVPPGTTEYVAYPILKKAFSRRGLGQKHGADSSGVPEPLLAHSYERVMPGRQYVASIREFWRVCSGVNDEARSRVQQFLSKVLNVEQFPLTVLDRPIESETCKIVENSYRATILAFLDEWSRFAERNGVDLLKVIKAIKMRPTHNNIIFPGPGIGGYCLPKDGGLGVWAYNTLMGFDDDIFKMTPLAIDINDTRALHVAQLVRDALRNMGRIVAASRIAVLGASYRQDVGDTRYSGSEMVVRKLVEMGAEVVAHDPYVKHWWEFEKQDSYPAPGKSWARFFRNQEHLSELRMAEDLPGALAGVDAVILAVPHEPYRALNPEQVTEMIGARAAIIDCFGLLSDEHIARYFELGCEVKGLGRGHIQRIKKMVRNGK; this comes from the coding sequence ATGAGCACATCTTCCTCCCGCATCCAGCCAGCCCAAACGTGTGATCAGGTCTCGATCTCGCCTGATGGGCAGGCCTTTCCTCTGCCCGGTCCTGCCGACATTGAGCGGGAAAATCAGCGTCTGCAGGAACTCGTCCGCGCACAGCGCAGTCTGGGCCGCGAAATCGTCGTGGTCATGGGGGTGGGCTTCGTGGGTGCGGTAATGGCTGGCGTGGTGGCCGATGCGGTCCACCGGAAGACAGGCGAGCCGCTGTACTTTGTTCTTGGCATGCAGCGGCCAAGCTCACGCTCCTACTGGAAAATTCCTTTTTTGAACCGTGGCCGGGCCCCGGTCGAAGCCGAGGACCCGGAAGTAGCACCGCTGATCGCCCGTTGCGTTAACGAAAAAAAGACGCTCGCCGCGACCTTTTCCTACGAGGCCCTGGCCCTGGCCGATGTGGTGGTAGTGGATGTGCAGTGCGACTACCACAAAAACGCGCTGGGCAATGTCCGCGACGGCCATGCCGAGATCAAGGCGCTGGAGGAGAGTCTGCAGGCTATTGGCGAGCGAATCCAGCCCCATTGTCTTGTGCTCATCGAAACCACGGTGCCGCCCGGGACCACGGAATACGTGGCCTACCCTATCCTGAAAAAGGCCTTTAGCCGACGCGGCCTGGGCCAGAAGCATGGGGCAGACAGTAGCGGCGTTCCTGAACCCCTGCTTGCCCATTCCTACGAACGGGTTATGCCGGGTCGCCAGTATGTGGCCTCGATCCGGGAATTCTGGCGGGTTTGTTCCGGGGTCAACGATGAGGCCCGCAGCAGAGTGCAGCAATTTCTCAGTAAGGTGCTCAACGTTGAGCAATTCCCCCTCACCGTGCTGGACCGGCCTATCGAATCCGAAACCTGCAAGATCGTGGAAAACTCGTACCGCGCCACCATCCTTGCCTTTCTGGACGAATGGAGCCGCTTTGCGGAGCGCAACGGGGTTGACCTGCTGAAAGTCATCAAGGCGATCAAGATGCGGCCTACCCACAACAATATCATCTTTCCGGGGCCAGGCATTGGCGGCTACTGCCTGCCCAAGGATGGCGGCTTGGGCGTCTGGGCCTACAACACCCTGATGGGTTTTGACGACGATATCTTCAAGATGACGCCGCTGGCCATAGATATCAACGATACCCGCGCCCTGCATGTGGCCCAACTGGTTCGTGACGCGCTGCGCAACATGGGCCGGATTGTGGCTGCCTCGCGAATCGCCGTACTCGGCGCCTCGTACCGCCAGGATGTAGGCGATACCCGCTACAGCGGCTCTGAAATGGTCGTACGCAAACTGGTCGAGATGGGTGCGGAGGTGGTAGCTCACGACCCCTATGTCAAACACTGGTGGGAGTTTGAGAAGCAGGATTCCTATCCGGCGCCCGGCAAGAGCTGGGCGAGATTTTTCCGCAACCAGGAGCACCTGAGCGAATTGCGGATGGCCGAGGATCTGCCCGGCGCCCTGGCCGGAGTCGATGCTGTCATTCTGGCGGTGCCTCACGAGCCCTACAGGGCCCTGAACCCTGAGCAGGTCACAGAGATGATCGGCGCCAGGGCCGCGATTATTGACTGCTTCGGCCTGCTCAGCGACGAGCACATTGCCCGCTATTTCGAACTGGGCTGCGAAGTCAAGGGTCTAGGGCGCGGCCATATCCAGCGGATCAAGAAAATGGTGCGTAATGGCAAATGA